The sequence GCGCAGCTCAACCGCGGTTTGGCGATAATAATATCCGCCGGGGCCGCCGCCGTCATCGGAGCGCTGCTCTTTCCCACTGGGAAGGAGGCGCGCGGGTAATGTCGAAGATCGTCTTTCTCTCAATATTGATGATGTGCGTCACCGCGCCCTCGCGCATACTGCCGCCATTTTTTCTCACCGGACGCCGCCTGCCGCCCTTCGTCTCCTCGGTGCTCAGCTACATCCCCTTTGCCGTCATCGGTTCGCTCGTCTTTCCCGACATCCTCTGGG comes from Cloacibacillus sp. and encodes:
- a CDS encoding AzlD domain-containing protein, with protein sequence MSKIVFLSILMMCVTAPSRILPPFFLTGRRLPPFVSSVLSYIPFAVIGSLVFPDILWATGDFKSSAAATAVAFLTGWFSGNILVVLPASIAAAFIVTQLGF